The Pirellulales bacterium genome has a window encoding:
- a CDS encoding peptidylprolyl isomerase → MNRSQQTVVGISQATDRFPISTAGFIQVVTIMGAIFLTAACLLAQGLEGPPPPDMSSLEPQPLPSPSGQDAAQAVIARVNGVPIFQNQVERAMDEVAHNQKIGADMLPTVEATMLQKLIDHTLVQQFLTAEKMTPSVDEITATVERLRTALQQQNSNLEDFLARTHQTEASLHATMEYELGWRKFVDQQTTDKSLQTLFDRFHEQFDGTQRRVSHILLRPEGAVDSEVTKALVEQAQKLRDDIEAGKLTFEDAAQKYSAGPSRSRGGDLGFIPLKGVMAGSFSQAAFSIKPGEISTPVVTNFGVHLIKVTDVKPGTKTWQEVRDQLQPALSEYLLAAVTKQMREKSLVEYAAGVPHFKKGTTELEISQSPPGS, encoded by the coding sequence ATGAATCGAAGCCAACAAACCGTTGTCGGCATTTCCCAGGCTACTGATCGCTTTCCAATCTCCACCGCTGGTTTTATCCAAGTCGTGACGATCATGGGAGCGATATTTCTCACCGCGGCCTGCCTTCTGGCGCAAGGGCTGGAAGGCCCTCCGCCCCCGGATATGTCCAGTCTTGAACCCCAACCGCTGCCGTCGCCGTCGGGGCAGGATGCGGCCCAAGCCGTCATCGCACGGGTGAACGGTGTGCCGATTTTTCAGAACCAAGTGGAGCGCGCGATGGACGAGGTCGCGCACAATCAAAAAATCGGCGCCGACATGCTTCCCACGGTGGAAGCCACCATGCTCCAGAAGTTGATCGATCACACCCTCGTTCAGCAATTCCTAACAGCGGAAAAAATGACCCCCAGCGTCGATGAGATAACCGCCACCGTCGAACGCTTGCGCACGGCCCTGCAACAGCAGAATTCCAACCTGGAAGATTTTTTGGCGCGCACCCATCAGACCGAGGCCTCGCTGCACGCAACCATGGAATATGAATTGGGCTGGCGAAAATTCGTCGACCAACAAACCACCGATAAATCGTTGCAAACGTTGTTCGATCGTTTCCACGAACAGTTCGATGGCACGCAGCGTCGCGTCAGTCACATTCTGCTGCGACCGGAAGGCGCCGTCGATTCCGAGGTTACCAAAGCCCTGGTGGAGCAAGCCCAGAAGTTGCGCGATGATATCGAAGCCGGTAAACTTACCTTTGAAGACGCGGCTCAAAAATATTCGGCCGGACCCAGCCGCAGCCGCGGAGGCGATTTGGGCTTTATTCCGCTCAAAGGCGTGATGGCGGGGTCTTTCTCGCAGGCCGCCTTTTCCATTAAGCCCGGCGAAATTAGCACGCCGGTCGTCACCAATTTTGGCGTGCACTTAATCAAAGTAACCGATGTCAAGCCCGGCACAAAAACCTGGCAAGAGGTGCGCGACCAACTGCAACCGGCCCTGTCGGAATATCTACTCGCCGCAGTGACCAAACAAATGCGCGAAAAGTCGCTTGTGGAGTATGCCGCCGGTGTTCCGCACTTTAAAAAAGGGACCACGGAATTGGAAATCAGCCAAAGTCCGCCCGGTTCGTAA
- a CDS encoding DUF1570 domain-containing protein, producing the protein MNYRLFSLRALASCVAWGWAAFIFAGSSPTPITMDAVVHGQRVEGMPLTWSNTKMYLLGRDGAMTEFAPGDAQDYHKTSDGFSPYPQNMLRGMLQREFGPQYEVSGTGHFLVVHPKGQTQWADRFEQMYRSCEMYFAVRGFTLSDPQFPLVAIVFATQDDFRHYAAKDTLPAGAGLLGYYSPYTNRVALFDIGDGRTSNAQWQQNYATVFHEASHQTAFNTGIHNRWSPPPRWVAEGLGTMFEARGVADSRTYPSQADRINRGRLNDFKSQLAKHTPQTLAEMISSDRQFESDPMNAYAQAWAFTFFLVEEMPREYARYLQKTGSRPAFTAYPAAQRLKDFTDVFGENLALLDAHFLRFMNELK; encoded by the coding sequence ATGAATTATCGACTATTTTCCTTGCGGGCACTGGCGTCGTGTGTGGCCTGGGGATGGGCCGCTTTCATCTTTGCCGGTTCGTCACCCACGCCGATTACCATGGACGCCGTCGTCCACGGCCAACGTGTGGAAGGCATGCCGTTAACCTGGTCGAATACGAAAATGTATTTGCTGGGACGCGACGGGGCGATGACCGAATTCGCTCCCGGCGACGCTCAAGATTATCACAAAACCAGCGATGGCTTCAGCCCGTATCCACAAAACATGCTCCGCGGAATGCTCCAGCGCGAGTTTGGCCCGCAATACGAAGTCAGCGGCACAGGACATTTTTTGGTGGTGCATCCGAAGGGGCAAACGCAGTGGGCCGATCGATTTGAACAAATGTATCGCTCCTGCGAAATGTATTTTGCGGTCCGCGGTTTCACGTTAAGCGATCCACAGTTTCCCCTCGTGGCCATCGTGTTTGCCACACAGGACGATTTCCGACATTATGCGGCCAAAGATACGCTGCCCGCCGGCGCCGGCTTGTTGGGCTACTATTCGCCGTATACCAATCGGGTGGCGCTATTCGACATTGGCGATGGCCGCACGTCCAACGCGCAATGGCAACAAAATTACGCCACGGTATTCCACGAAGCATCGCATCAAACGGCGTTCAATACGGGCATTCACAACCGATGGTCGCCGCCTCCCCGGTGGGTGGCAGAAGGTTTGGGCACCATGTTCGAAGCGCGGGGCGTGGCTGATTCGCGCACATATCCCAGTCAGGCGGATCGCATCAACCGGGGCCGCTTGAACGACTTCAAATCACAACTGGCCAAACACACGCCCCAAACGTTGGCCGAAATGATCAGCTCTGATCGACAGTTCGAAAGCGATCCCATGAACGCCTATGCCCAAGCCTGGGCATTTACGTTTTTTCTCGTGGAAGAAATGCCGCGCGAATACGCCCGATATCTGCAAAAAACGGGCTCTCGGCCGGCATTCACTGCGTATCCTGCGGCCCAACGGCTAAAAGATTTCACCGATGTTTTCGGCGAAAACCTGGCCCTGCTCGACGCCCATTTCTTGCGGTTCATGAACGAGTTGAAGTAG
- a CDS encoding P-II family nitrogen regulator: MKKIEAVIRHFKLEEVKDALHGKGVQGMTVTEVRGFGRQKGHIETYRGAEYAVDFLPKVKLEVVVDNKDVQGVVDTIVAAARTGQVGDGKIFVSTLDDVVRIRTGETAAAAI; this comes from the coding sequence ATGAAGAAAATTGAAGCCGTGATTCGCCATTTCAAATTGGAGGAAGTCAAAGACGCGCTCCACGGCAAAGGCGTGCAAGGAATGACCGTGACCGAGGTGCGCGGTTTTGGCCGCCAAAAGGGGCACATCGAAACGTACCGCGGCGCGGAATACGCCGTCGACTTTTTGCCAAAGGTGAAGTTGGAAGTGGTCGTCGACAATAAAGACGTCCAAGGCGTGGTCGACACGATCGTTGCGGCGGCACGCACGGGGCAAGTGGGCGATGGAAAGATTTTTGTCAGCACCCTGGATGATGTGGTTCGCATTCGGACCGGTGAAACCGCGGCAGCGGCGATCTGA
- a CDS encoding ATP-binding protein, translating into MSHIFSANRTGEDPDSFPWDEALDQMQLHFTLHNDPSLIHPLVQYLRERAAAFDLCEGTLEKHVGIALEEALLNAFYHGNLELSAQDLRKASDELIAHSQAPLILQRQQAAPYCHRCIHVRASFSTAQAEFVIRDEGPGFDYAVCTPLVIDDGELSRPTGRGLLLMYSFMDEVRFNEMGNEVTLLLRGGHHRGDTELDGV; encoded by the coding sequence ATGTCGCACATTTTTTCCGCCAATCGGACTGGAGAAGACCCGGATTCGTTCCCCTGGGACGAGGCGCTGGATCAGATGCAGTTGCACTTCACGCTGCACAATGACCCCAGTTTAATTCATCCGCTGGTACAGTACTTGCGAGAGCGGGCCGCCGCATTCGATTTGTGTGAAGGAACACTGGAAAAGCACGTGGGCATTGCTCTGGAAGAGGCGCTGCTGAACGCATTTTATCACGGTAATTTGGAGCTCTCGGCCCAAGATTTACGGAAAGCCAGCGACGAGCTGATTGCGCACAGCCAAGCGCCGTTGATTCTCCAGCGGCAACAAGCGGCGCCCTATTGCCACCGCTGCATTCACGTGCGGGCCAGCTTTTCCACGGCCCAAGCGGAATTTGTGATCCGCGACGAAGGTCCGGGCTTTGATTATGCCGTGTGCACGCCGCTGGTGATCGATGACGGCGAACTGTCGCGGCCCACGGGCAGGGGCCTACTGTTGATGTATTCGTTCATGGATGAAGTGCGGTTCAACGAAATGGGCAATGAAGTGACCCTACTGCTGCGCGGCGGACATCACCGGGGCGATACCGAACTGGACGGTGTGTAG
- a CDS encoding DUF1559 domain-containing protein yields MKKFYSIRNRAGFTLVELLVVIAIIGILIALLLPAVQAAREAARRTQCANVEKQLGLAVLNYESAKKTLPDSTRPGGSTTAPRISGFTLILPFLEESQLYQQYDFTINWDAISGAGGANLVVTKTPIPALLCPSDPLDPNRLDGDPQVPDASGHTVWTPEVAVTDYSPVVGVHPDLGDGTTVTSPSGRPAQNLVDESTISWDATNKSANSGLMRKNATCRLKDALDGLSHTIMYAESAGRPNIWRNGVQVPGDVMTVHQNGGGWARAATDVTLHGSLYDGSQLNGPCPLNCTNGENYPTYNVAPYFSEGTSEIYSFHVNGAHILLGDGSVHFLSDKIDIRQLARLIARADGLEITGVDY; encoded by the coding sequence GTGAAAAAGTTTTATTCCATTCGAAATCGCGCCGGTTTTACACTCGTCGAATTATTGGTCGTGATCGCCATCATTGGCATTTTGATTGCGTTGCTGCTGCCGGCGGTGCAAGCGGCGCGCGAAGCCGCCCGGCGAACCCAATGCGCCAATGTCGAAAAGCAGTTGGGCTTGGCGGTGCTGAATTACGAAAGCGCCAAAAAAACATTACCCGACAGCACACGCCCCGGCGGTTCGACCACCGCCCCGCGCATTTCCGGGTTCACGTTGATTTTGCCGTTTTTGGAAGAATCGCAGCTTTATCAGCAATACGATTTCACGATTAACTGGGATGCCATCAGCGGGGCCGGCGGAGCGAATTTAGTGGTCACCAAAACGCCGATTCCGGCGCTGTTGTGCCCATCCGATCCGCTCGATCCGAATCGGCTCGACGGCGATCCGCAAGTGCCCGACGCTTCTGGCCACACGGTGTGGACACCGGAAGTAGCTGTTACCGATTATAGTCCCGTGGTTGGGGTGCATCCCGATTTGGGCGATGGCACGACCGTGACCTCGCCGTCCGGTCGGCCGGCTCAAAATCTTGTTGATGAATCGACCATCAGCTGGGATGCAACCAACAAAAGCGCCAACAGCGGTTTGATGCGGAAGAACGCTACGTGCAGGCTGAAAGACGCTTTGGATGGCTTGTCGCATACCATTATGTATGCCGAATCTGCGGGCCGGCCTAATATTTGGCGTAACGGCGTACAGGTCCCGGGCGACGTGATGACGGTTCATCAAAATGGCGGCGGCTGGGCGCGAGCAGCCACCGACGTGACCTTGCACGGATCTTTGTACGATGGTTCGCAATTAAACGGACCCTGCCCGTTGAATTGCACTAATGGCGAGAATTATCCGACGTACAACGTGGCGCCGTATTTCTCAGAGGGAACGTCGGAGATTTATTCCTTTCACGTCAACGGCGCGCACATTTTGCTGGGGGACGGATCGGTGCATTTCCTCAGCGACAAGATCGACATTCGTCAACTGGCCCGGTTGATTGCTCGGGCCGACGGTTTGGAAATTACGGGCGTTGATTATTAG
- a CDS encoding YezD family protein: MSNSTPPHGELNSASTTNHVNAMELAMEQIREALRGLRFGVVSIVVQDGVVVQIERTEKRRLR, from the coding sequence ATGTCGAACTCAACCCCGCCGCACGGCGAATTAAATTCCGCGTCCACGACGAATCATGTTAATGCCATGGAATTGGCGATGGAGCAAATTCGAGAAGCGCTGCGGGGGTTGCGATTTGGTGTCGTATCGATCGTGGTGCAAGATGGCGTGGTGGTGCAGATCGAACGAACCGAAAAACGGAGACTACGTTGA
- a CDS encoding sulfate/molybdate ABC transporter ATP-binding protein — translation MSISIQNITKKFGNFSAVDNVSLEIAGGSLVALLGPSGSGKTTLLRMIAGLETPDGGTVICHGEDVTHRAAAERNVGFVFQHYALFRHMSVFENVAFGLRVRKRSKTEIQNKVRELLGLVRLEQMEHRYPSQLSGGQRQRVALARALAIEPKVLLLDEPFGALDAKVRQELRGWLRRLHDEIHTTSILVTHDQEEAFEVADRVVVMNQGRVEQAGAPAEVFDKPANPFVIDFLGNVNVFHGRVENGHAVVGNLKWDYPAYPHAQPQAATLYMRPHELDIALKQNGVPSLAAQVRRVNPTGSVARIGLVSIEQQSDIQVDLSLDRYAELNFKPGDTVFVLPKKVRVFMPDYVI, via the coding sequence ATGAGCATTTCGATCCAAAACATCACCAAGAAATTTGGCAATTTTTCTGCCGTGGATAACGTCAGTTTGGAGATTGCCGGCGGATCGTTGGTGGCACTGTTGGGTCCGTCCGGGTCGGGCAAAACGACGTTGCTGCGTATGATAGCCGGATTGGAAACGCCCGACGGAGGCACGGTAATTTGCCACGGCGAAGATGTGACACATCGCGCGGCAGCCGAGCGTAACGTCGGATTCGTGTTTCAGCATTACGCGTTGTTTCGTCACATGAGCGTGTTTGAAAACGTGGCGTTTGGTCTGCGGGTGCGAAAGCGGTCCAAGACGGAAATTCAAAACAAGGTCCGCGAATTGCTCGGCCTGGTGCGGCTGGAACAGATGGAACATCGCTATCCTTCGCAACTTTCCGGCGGCCAGCGGCAGCGAGTCGCTTTGGCCCGGGCACTGGCGATTGAGCCCAAAGTTCTGTTGTTGGACGAGCCATTTGGAGCGCTGGATGCCAAAGTGCGACAGGAATTGCGTGGCTGGCTGCGGCGGCTGCACGACGAAATTCACACGACCAGCATCCTTGTGACGCACGATCAGGAAGAGGCGTTTGAAGTGGCCGATCGCGTGGTAGTCATGAATCAGGGCCGGGTCGAACAAGCGGGCGCGCCGGCGGAAGTGTTCGACAAGCCGGCCAATCCGTTCGTGATCGATTTTTTAGGGAACGTGAACGTGTTCCACGGCCGCGTGGAAAATGGCCACGCTGTCGTCGGCAATTTGAAATGGGATTACCCCGCCTATCCGCACGCCCAACCACAGGCCGCCACGCTTTACATGCGGCCCCATGAATTGGATATCGCGCTCAAGCAAAACGGCGTGCCTAGTTTGGCGGCCCAAGTGCGGCGGGTAAATCCCACCGGCTCGGTCGCCCGCATTGGCTTAGTGTCCATCGAGCAGCAATCCGACATTCAAGTGGATTTGAGCCTGGATCGGTACGCCGAATTAAATTTTAAGCCGGGTGACACCGTGTTTGTCTTGCCCAAGAAAGTCCGCGTGTTTATGCCCGATTATGTGATTTGA
- the cysW gene encoding sulfate ABC transporter permease subunit CysW, with protein MPNAVATLTSAHVTAAARHESAVARRVLIGLALNVVGVLIVGPVALIFYSALENGIAAYWTGLVSNPATLNAIKLTLIVTPIAVVFNTLFGIAAAWLIARFRFAGRTVLTTLIDLPFSISPVVVGLMLMLIFGRLGYLGPWLQKMDIHVVFALPGIVLATTFVTLPFVARELIPVMEALGSEEDTAAISLGASSWQMFWRVTLPNIKWGLLYGLILCNARAMGEFGAVYVVSGRIENQTTTMPLQVQKLLEQGNDADAFALASLLTLLALVTLGLKVWLERKTRRQLAAVAVATGISEQAAENIHIQ; from the coding sequence ATGCCTAACGCCGTCGCCACGCTTACTTCCGCTCACGTTACCGCTGCCGCACGGCACGAATCGGCTGTTGCCCGCCGCGTGTTGATTGGCTTGGCGCTGAACGTCGTGGGCGTATTGATTGTCGGCCCGGTGGCGCTGATTTTTTACTCGGCGCTGGAAAATGGAATCGCCGCGTACTGGACCGGCTTGGTTAGCAACCCCGCGACGCTTAACGCCATCAAGCTGACGTTGATCGTCACGCCCATTGCCGTAGTGTTCAATACGCTGTTTGGCATCGCCGCGGCATGGCTGATCGCACGATTTCGCTTTGCAGGCCGCACGGTGCTGACGACGCTGATCGATTTGCCGTTTTCCATTTCGCCCGTGGTCGTGGGGCTGATGTTGATGCTGATTTTTGGCCGCTTGGGCTATTTGGGGCCATGGCTGCAAAAGATGGACATTCACGTTGTGTTTGCATTGCCGGGAATTGTGCTGGCGACCACGTTTGTCACGCTGCCGTTTGTGGCCCGCGAGTTGATTCCTGTGATGGAGGCGCTGGGCAGCGAGGAAGACACCGCCGCAATTAGCCTGGGCGCGAGCAGTTGGCAAATGTTTTGGCGTGTGACGCTGCCCAACATCAAATGGGGTCTGCTGTACGGCCTGATTTTGTGCAACGCCCGAGCGATGGGCGAGTTTGGCGCCGTGTACGTGGTGTCGGGGCGGATCGAAAACCAAACCACGACGATGCCGCTGCAAGTGCAAAAACTGCTGGAGCAAGGCAACGATGCCGACGCCTTTGCGTTGGCCTCGCTGCTTACACTGCTGGCGTTGGTCACGTTGGGGTTAAAAGTTTGGCTGGAGCGGAAAACTCGCCGACAACTGGCGGCAGTCGCCGTTGCCACCGGGATTAGCGAACAGGCAGCCGAAAACATTCACATTCAGTGA
- the cysT gene encoding sulfate ABC transporter permease subunit CysT yields MNRTLPGFRLTLGITLIYLSVMLLIPLAACLWKVTQLGPAAFWAAVWTSRARSAYFLTFSASFISAAVTSLLGLLIAWVLVRYEWPGKRVVDSLVDLPLALPTAVAGLAYSALYVQNGWFGRFLVPLGIHGTYSRLGIVLVLIFIGLPFAVRAVQPVLESMEADAEEAATLLGASRWQTFWRVILPTLKPALITGFALSFARAIGEYGSVVFVSSNKQGETEIAPMLIVSKLEQNSYAEATAIALVLLAMSFGMLALINVLERRSRRHYA; encoded by the coding sequence GTGAATCGCACGCTACCGGGATTCCGTTTAACGCTAGGCATCACGCTCATTTACTTGAGCGTGATGCTATTGATTCCGTTAGCGGCCTGCTTGTGGAAAGTTACGCAATTAGGCCCCGCGGCGTTTTGGGCCGCCGTGTGGACTTCGCGGGCCCGGTCGGCTTATTTTCTGACTTTCAGCGCCAGCTTTATTTCCGCCGCGGTGACATCGCTGTTGGGTTTGCTAATTGCGTGGGTGCTGGTGCGCTACGAGTGGCCCGGCAAGCGCGTGGTCGATTCGCTAGTTGATTTGCCGCTGGCGCTGCCCACGGCCGTGGCCGGCTTGGCGTATTCGGCGTTGTATGTCCAAAACGGTTGGTTCGGCCGGTTTTTGGTGCCCTTGGGAATTCACGGAACCTACTCGCGGCTGGGCATTGTATTGGTGCTGATATTCATTGGTCTTCCGTTTGCCGTGCGGGCCGTTCAGCCGGTGCTGGAGAGCATGGAAGCCGACGCCGAAGAAGCCGCTACCCTGCTGGGCGCCAGCCGGTGGCAAACATTTTGGCGCGTGATTTTGCCGACGCTTAAGCCGGCGCTGATTACGGGCTTTGCATTATCTTTTGCGCGGGCGATTGGTGAATACGGCTCGGTCGTGTTCGTCTCGAGCAATAAGCAAGGCGAAACGGAAATTGCGCCGATGCTGATTGTTTCGAAGCTGGAACAAAATTCGTATGCCGAGGCGACGGCAATCGCTTTGGTGTTGCTGGCCATGTCGTTTGGCATGTTGGCCCTGATCAACGTGCTGGAGCGGAGGAGCCGACGCCATTATGCCTAA
- a CDS encoding sulfate ABC transporter substrate-binding protein, with protein sequence MARTGRATAVVFSFSLFLAALISGAIHCGSAVSGVAAAADKPAANTDPVELLNVACDPTRELWQDINEQFGKIYERDTGRKVTIKQSHGGSSSQARAVNDGLEADVVTLAMWPDTDLIRRSGLIAEGWEKRLPENSLPYYSTIVFVVRKGNPKQIHDWPDLVKPDVQIITPHPKTSGNGKLSFLAAWGSVVTRGGSEDQAKDFVTKLYQQVPVLDVAARAATMTFSKKGIGDVHLTWENEGQQEVQDSKGELEIVYPPVSFKAEPQVAWVDENVKKHGTVDAARAYLEFLYTPVAQQMIAKHFYRPNSEGDRQKFADRFPPIKLFGITAVAKDWDDAYQKFFNDGALFDQISEKK encoded by the coding sequence ATGGCACGCACCGGCCGCGCTACTGCTGTTGTGTTTTCGTTTTCGCTTTTTCTGGCCGCACTGATCAGCGGCGCGATCCACTGCGGCAGCGCCGTTTCTGGAGTGGCCGCTGCTGCCGACAAGCCTGCGGCGAACACCGACCCGGTGGAACTATTGAACGTGGCTTGCGACCCGACACGGGAATTGTGGCAGGACATCAATGAGCAGTTCGGCAAGATCTACGAGCGCGATACCGGCCGCAAGGTAACGATCAAACAATCGCACGGCGGTTCTTCCAGCCAGGCTCGCGCAGTGAACGATGGCCTGGAAGCCGACGTCGTGACGCTGGCCATGTGGCCCGATACCGACTTGATTCGCCGCAGCGGCTTAATTGCAGAAGGCTGGGAAAAACGGTTGCCGGAAAATTCGTTGCCATACTACAGCACCATTGTGTTCGTCGTTCGCAAGGGCAATCCGAAACAGATTCACGATTGGCCTGACCTGGTGAAGCCGGACGTGCAAATCATCACGCCGCATCCCAAAACATCGGGCAACGGCAAACTCAGCTTTTTGGCAGCCTGGGGTTCGGTGGTCACTCGCGGCGGCTCCGAAGACCAGGCCAAGGACTTTGTTACCAAACTTTATCAGCAGGTACCGGTGCTCGATGTTGCAGCCCGCGCAGCGACGATGACGTTTTCGAAAAAAGGCATCGGCGACGTGCACCTGACTTGGGAGAACGAAGGGCAGCAAGAAGTGCAAGATTCCAAAGGCGAACTGGAAATTGTTTATCCGCCGGTTAGCTTCAAGGCCGAGCCGCAGGTGGCCTGGGTTGACGAAAACGTGAAGAAACACGGCACGGTTGACGCGGCCCGAGCCTATTTGGAATTTTTGTACACGCCGGTGGCGCAGCAGATGATCGCCAAGCATTTTTATCGGCCCAATAGCGAAGGGGATCGGCAAAAATTTGCGGACCGTTTCCCGCCGATCAAATTATTCGGCATTACCGCAGTGGCCAAAGATTGGGACGACGCCTACCAGAAGTTCTTCAATGACGGCGCGCTGTTCGATCAAATTTCGGAAAAGAAATAA
- a CDS encoding sigma-54-dependent Fis family transcriptional regulator, whose amino-acid sequence MERYSKILLDVWREACRHIEIAEATDLITPLILRQLPLDQLVLRIVDLERGVVDTVAATARDHRRPKSRLRSECTPDAIDRLFQWCRRGEVLHDSTEALQERLPGLLPEDVAGDILAGPLNTAEGPSGVLVFVATSTRLFTAEHEELLKVLVEPFTVALENDRRLRELTALREKVEAENRSLLTKLGRNDLSDAIVGVESGLRGVMDRVSLVARADIPVLILGETGSGKEVLARAIHKQSRRDNGPFLRVNCGAIPPELVDSELFGHERGSFTGATALRKGWFERADRGTLFLDECGELPPAAQVRLLRILQDGTFERVGGERQIHVDVRVVAATHRNLQAMVGEGTFREDLWYRLAVFPIHLPPLRDRPEDIAALAAHFALRAAKRFGLPARTPTPEDVNLLAKYNWPGNVRELASVIERAAILGNGLKLDVTTALGVVPQTSFSESAWPQLSSPTSQFSPLPRDFSLPSAQAAIQESHSRPQASRIASTRPIADFSPLDSAMRQHIEAALQRTRGRIEGPHGAAKLLGINPHTLRARMRKLKINWRNFRPAEDVV is encoded by the coding sequence ATGGAACGTTACAGCAAAATTCTGTTGGATGTGTGGCGAGAAGCGTGCCGGCACATAGAGATTGCCGAGGCTACCGATCTGATTACACCGTTGATTTTGCGCCAGTTGCCGTTGGACCAACTGGTTTTGCGGATCGTTGATTTAGAACGGGGCGTGGTCGATACGGTTGCAGCAACTGCGCGCGATCATCGTCGCCCTAAGTCGCGCTTGCGCAGCGAGTGCACTCCGGATGCCATCGATCGCTTGTTTCAGTGGTGTCGGCGAGGTGAAGTATTGCACGACAGCACCGAGGCGTTGCAAGAACGGCTGCCCGGTCTGCTACCGGAAGACGTCGCCGGCGACATTCTGGCCGGACCATTGAATACCGCGGAAGGGCCTTCCGGTGTACTCGTGTTCGTGGCTACATCGACACGTTTATTTACTGCCGAACACGAGGAATTGCTCAAAGTGTTGGTGGAGCCTTTCACGGTGGCTTTGGAGAACGATCGCCGATTGCGTGAATTGACCGCTTTGCGTGAAAAAGTGGAAGCGGAAAATCGCTCGTTGCTAACCAAGCTGGGCCGTAATGATTTGAGCGACGCCATTGTCGGCGTGGAATCGGGGTTGCGAGGCGTCATGGACCGCGTCAGTCTCGTGGCGCGAGCCGACATTCCGGTGCTGATCCTCGGCGAAACCGGTTCCGGAAAGGAAGTGCTGGCGCGGGCCATTCACAAGCAATCGCGGCGCGACAACGGACCGTTTTTGCGGGTGAATTGCGGAGCGATTCCGCCGGAATTGGTCGATTCTGAATTATTCGGCCACGAACGTGGAAGCTTTACAGGCGCCACGGCTTTACGAAAAGGATGGTTCGAGCGGGCTGATCGCGGCACGCTGTTTCTTGACGAGTGCGGCGAACTGCCCCCGGCCGCACAAGTGCGACTTTTGCGCATTTTGCAGGATGGCACGTTCGAACGTGTCGGCGGCGAGCGGCAAATTCATGTCGACGTGCGGGTCGTGGCGGCAACGCATCGCAATTTGCAAGCCATGGTTGGCGAAGGAACATTTCGGGAAGATTTATGGTATCGGCTGGCGGTTTTTCCCATTCATTTGCCGCCGCTGCGTGATCGGCCGGAAGATATCGCCGCTTTGGCCGCTCACTTTGCGTTGCGGGCCGCAAAAAGGTTCGGACTGCCTGCCCGCACCCCAACACCCGAAGATGTAAACTTACTGGCCAAATACAATTGGCCGGGGAACGTGCGGGAACTGGCCAGCGTGATTGAACGAGCGGCGATCCTGGGGAACGGCCTGAAATTAGATGTGACGACGGCCTTGGGAGTCGTACCTCAAACCAGCTTTTCTGAATCGGCTTGGCCGCAGCTTTCATCGCCCACTTCACAATTCTCGCCCCTTCCTCGCGACTTTTCACTTCCATCTGCTCAAGCCGCAATCCAGGAATCACATTCACGGCCCCAGGCTTCTCGAATCGCGTCGACTAGGCCCATTGCCGATTTTTCGCCGCTCGATTCCGCCATGCGCCAGCACATCGAAGCGGCTTTGCAGCGGACTCGCGGCCGAATCGAAGGTCCGCACGGCGCCGCCAAATTGCTGGGCATAAACCCGCATACACTTCGTGCCCGGATGCGCAAACTCAAGATTAATTGGCGCAATTTCCGACCAGCCGAGGATGTAGTGTAA